TGATGCAGGTAGTTTCCCAAGGTTTTATCGACAGAACTAATGAGGGTGAGGAATAAGGCGTGGAGGTGCCTGCCAGTCAGAAATTCAGGGTAGATAGGAGATTGCGGAATCAGGTTGAGGACGAGGCTGTGAGGCATGATATTAAATCTAATCTGACTTTGTTTTCAATGCTTTTGTATATGTAATAATTGCTGACTTGCGATCGGTGTGTTTGCAAAGTAATTTTTCATCACAATTCGTCGATCTGAGTTTAATAAAAATACCTGGCAATTCCACAAATCCTAATTCTGGATTATATGAGTATTCACGCTTTCCATCATATATTTCAGCACCTTCCTGATTTTTGTGAATTTCAATTACTATATCCTTAGAATAAGCACAACCCCAGCCTAATTCTCTTTCATCAAAGCGTGTAGTTTCTCGATCGTAATAACGCTCCAATACATAAGTATTAGCAAAATCGTTCTCATCATTCTTTATTAGGCGATCGACAGGTACAGTTATTTTATGTGGATTTTCACAGCCATCTTTATAAATCAATGTTGCCGAAGGTGTCCAACTACGAGTAACAATCAATCCTTTTTCATGGGCATGTTTACAAGTTAAATCTGCCTCATAAACATAATCATGCAGCATGGAAAATAGTTCGATGACTCGATAATCATCAACTTGTTCAGAAACAGAGATACATTCACTAATTTTTTGAGCATTAAACTCTGATAATGATTCTAGAGTTTTTTGGTAGATTTGCCAGCCATTTTCATCTAAGCTATTGGAGAATTCAGGAATTGAATTACCGATCGCTATCACTTTAGCATTATGTATATTACCTTTGCGGTTGCATCTTCCCGCGCGTTGAATTAAGTTTTCTGGAGGACAAATTTCAGAAATCAGTACTTTAGCATTTAGATCGCAACCAACTTCTATAGCACTAGTTGTAATCAGAAGATAAGGTTGATTACTGGAATCTCGTTTTTGAATTTCAGCATAAATATTTGGTCGCAGTTGGTCGGCAATTCTACCATGATAGAGAAATAAAAATCGTTCTGACGAGCGATCGCTAAAATTTAAGTCACTTTTTACTTTCTGATAAATCTCGACTGCATCTTGAACCCTTTCAACAACTACAATTAGTTTTTGTTGAGATTCAGTCTGCCATTCTCTAAGGATGATTTGAGTATATTCATTTTGATAAGCTTCTGGATGTTCTGAATCTCGTTTAATACTATTAATCCATTCAAAGCTTTTTTTGTTGGGATAATCCTGTTTTAATGTTTGTTCTTGAAATTCTTGGAGTGCATGGTATTTTTCCGAATCTTCAATATAATCTATTTGTTCTAGATAATCAAAACGTTTTAAATACTCGCTTGGCATTGTAGCTGTCATAAGCATAATAGAACGTCCAGCTTCATATAACGATTTCACTAAACTGTTAAAGTTTGTAAATGAAATTTCATCATAACTATGAGCTTCATCAAAACAGATAAGTGTCTTCTCTTGATTAATTCTCAAAGGAAAAATGAATGACTTTTGCTTATCTCCAAAAGCAAAGTAGCGATAAAGGAATTTATCTATAGTCGTGAGAATAACATCACCCTTGTATAAATGTCGTCTAGAATTGGATGTACGAAATTTTCTTTCTTCTCCATTTTTGTAGATTTGGCGATACATTTGCGCTCCTGTATCTACAACTAAAGAAAATTCTCTATTTGGATGTAGTTTAGAAAATTTTTTTAGATAGTCTTCAGTTCTTTGTTTTTGGTCTTCCAATAAACTACGAGCGGGCAGAGGTAAAATTAAACGATAACTTGATGCTAGGGCTGGAAATAGAATTGACTCGAATTTCCCCGAACCAGTAGAAGACTTCAATAAAATGGCAGGATGTTGGTCTTCATGAGAATTATATATTTTTTCAAACATTTCCTTTTGCATTGGGTTAGGCTGAAAACCTCCCAACTTTTGATAAAAGTCTTCTACCGTCCAAATTTTAGCTTGAATGCTAGAGTTATAAGGCTGAATAGTTATTGTTTTAGTAATTGATTCTTGTGAGTTACCTTGATGAAATTGCCACCAGGTTTTTACTATACGATCTAGTATTTTACCAATAGCTTCTTCTCTACCATCTTGAATACATTTTTTTAATTCTCCATCTTTATCAATTTCATTAGACTGCATGACCCAAGACTTGAAAGTTAGTTCTATAGGTTGTAAATCTTCAAAGATCCAAGGCTCGATAAAATATTTTGTGTCGTCTAATTCATCTGGTGCAATTGTAAAGTCCATAAAGGCGCGAGAATCTGCCTGGTTTCCATCGCCAAAAACTCTACAGGCTAACTCAGCTTCTATCTGATCGCACATTTCCAGAATATATAGTTCGCGGGCGTAAGCTAGCGGTTCTTTAGTCAAAATATCAGCATATTTTTGTTCTTTTTTTAGTTTGTATGCTTGACTGCATATATCTTCTACCGAAAAATCATGATGCCCGATTGCTAAAGCTTCTGCCCAAGCATCTTTGTCACATTTAGCTAAGTAACGATGTCCTCTAAATGAGTAAGTATACTCCTTAAATTTACTCATTTTCGTAATTTTCGCTTGAATCTCAAATCTTTGAGGTTTACCTATATCGTGAATCTTTGCTGCTTCTAAAACTCTTGCAAAAGAAGACTCTGATGGAAAATCTCTTTTGCTCCATTTCTTAACTAAAGCCATCACATTACCAACATGATTTCCCAGAGGTTGAAAACGAATTTCGCTAGGAATTGGCTGTGCTTCACCAGGAAAGAATACTCGA
This window of the Chroococcidiopsis thermalis PCC 7203 genome carries:
- the cas3 gene encoding CRISPR-associated helicase Cas3', producing MSKAHRQYSFKFGRVFFPGEAQPIPSEIRFQPLGNHVGNVMALVKKWSKRDFPSESSFARVLEAAKIHDIGKPQRFEIQAKITKMSKFKEYTYSFRGHRYLAKCDKDAWAEALAIGHHDFSVEDICSQAYKLKKEQKYADILTKEPLAYARELYILEMCDQIEAELACRVFGDGNQADSRAFMDFTIAPDELDDTKYFIEPWIFEDLQPIELTFKSWVMQSNEIDKDGELKKCIQDGREEAIGKILDRIVKTWWQFHQGNSQESITKTITIQPYNSSIQAKIWTVEDFYQKLGGFQPNPMQKEMFEKIYNSHEDQHPAILLKSSTGSGKFESILFPALASSYRLILPLPARSLLEDQKQRTEDYLKKFSKLHPNREFSLVVDTGAQMYRQIYKNGEERKFRTSNSRRHLYKGDVILTTIDKFLYRYFAFGDKQKSFIFPLRINQEKTLICFDEAHSYDEISFTNFNSLVKSLYEAGRSIMLMTATMPSEYLKRFDYLEQIDYIEDSEKYHALQEFQEQTLKQDYPNKKSFEWINSIKRDSEHPEAYQNEYTQIILREWQTESQQKLIVVVERVQDAVEIYQKVKSDLNFSDRSSERFLFLYHGRIADQLRPNIYAEIQKRDSSNQPYLLITTSAIEVGCDLNAKVLISEICPPENLIQRAGRCNRKGNIHNAKVIAIGNSIPEFSNSLDENGWQIYQKTLESLSEFNAQKISECISVSEQVDDYRVIELFSMLHDYVYEADLTCKHAHEKGLIVTRSWTPSATLIYKDGCENPHKITVPVDRLIKNDENDFANTYVLERYYDRETTRFDERELGWGCAYSKDIVIEIHKNQEGAEIYDGKREYSYNPELGFVELPGIFIKLRSTNCDEKLLCKHTDRKSAIITYTKALKTKSD